GAACCGCTGACCCGCTCGACCTCCAGGCCGACTCGCGCAAGAGTGCCGAGCAGCTTTTGGCGGAAAGGTTCATCCCACACCAAAGGCTCCTGGGTATAATCCAACTCCACTTGCCGGGGAATTTTCAGCAAGACGCTATCGTAAAGACCGGCCCCGGAGTAACCGGCCAGGTCCTCACCGTTTGAATCGGACCGAAAAATCAAGCCATCTCCGTAAAGGCCGATACTTTTGCCGGGAAAGGAAAGGAGTGATTGCTTCCCGCCAGGCTTGCCGCACACAAAGCTCAACGCTCGGCCAGGGTAATTGCCCACGAGCGTTTCTCCCAGGCCCAGCACCACTTCGCCGAAAAGTTCGTCGCGGTTGCCATTGGCCGGATTAACCGTGTGGAGCACAAAGGCGTAGTTGGCCGGGACGACCTCCTGAATCAGCACCGCCATGTACAAAGCGTTGTGGGCAAGCCCTACACGCTGACGGCTTAGAAAGGCCCGCTCGTTCCATTTCGAGGCCCAGACTTGTTTGATCCGCTTCCACGCCGTGTCCCAGTCTTCAGGCCACCCGAGGCCGGCTTGTTTCATGGCCTCGCGCAAGGCCTCCTTGAGCTCTTCGGGCGCGGCCAACGAAAGCACCGTTTCCCGCAGCGCGGCCAGTGGCTCCGTGCCGCCACTGGCGGTCTGCCCAACCAACTCCGCGTAGCGTTTGGCAGCTTCTGCGTTCTGTTTGAGCCCAAGCACTTTTTCAAAAACACCAAACGGAAGCGCCGCCGAAGCCGGCAGACGGATCCATTCCGGCAGACGCCCGCGAAGCGCTGCCTGGCGGCCGGCCTTGCCTCCTACCAATTTCTCGTCGAAACCTGCCAGCGGAACGGCATATTTCGTGAAGGAGCGCGCTGCAACCGACAGACGCGGCGCCCGGCGCTGCGGGCTCTTGGCGGGGGACTCGGGGTTTTCGTTGGCGATCACCTCCCCAGCCGGGCTGACTTCCAGTTGGACATGCCGTCCCCGCAGAGATTTCAGATGCTCCAACAATTCAGCGTCATAGCAGGAGGCTAAAAGAACCCCGGCGTTCCTGGCGCGCACCGCCACGTGGGAAACGATATCCACAACATCAGGAACCAAGACGGCGGTCACACCTTCGGGAATTTCCTCTTCGCCCGTGACCTTCTGAGCCACCACCACCCTGGGTGTTTCAAAACGCTTCCCCTGGATTGAGCGCAAGGCGTCCACGACCTCGACCTGACCTGCGGCGGTGCCGCGGCTGATGGTCTGCCAGTTGCCGATGTGCGCCGCCTGGCGCAGCAATGGATCGATGGAGCGCAGCAGGGCCGCCAGCACAAACCCCAAGCTGCTGCCCCGCACCACCTCTTCGCTGAACTGGGTAATTGCCCAGGGCTGTGCCTGAAAACCTTGCCCGAGCAGCTCCGCTTTGGGCTGGAGCAGTTGGTAGAGGTGATCGGTCCAACTGCTCAGAGCGCGCGCGGCACGGTCCACCACCGACTTGGCGTGAAGCGACCACTGCGCGCCCAATCGCGGTAGAGATTGCAGCCGCTGCCAGTGCCTCGAGCAGGCGGCCAGCTCCGGCTCTTCAAAGGAAAGGGTCACATTCTCCAAGACCCCGGTGATGAGGTCAATCAACTGGTCCCCACTGAGCCGCAAATGAATATTCCGTTCGACAGCGGCGCGCAGCAACTGTTCCAGGGCGAGATCAAGATAAAGCAATTCGCGCAGGCCTTGCTGCCGGCTGAACAGGCTCGATAACCGGCGGCGGGCCTCGGTAGTCTGGCGCACCAGGTCCACAAGCGCTTCCGGGGGGTCATTGCGGCGCTTCCAGGCGTGGTCCAGCAATCCCTGCAAACCAGCGTCCACCTGGCTTCGCGCCGCGTTGATGGCCGTCTCGAGGTCCGTGCCCGAGTGGCTGGCCTTAAGGATTCTGAGGAAATTCTCGAAATCATGAATCAATCCCTCCTTCAAGTGCGGCACAAAATCTGGATGGCTCCGGATTGGCCGTTCGAAACTCTCGAGGCGCCGGCGTGTGACCCCGCCTGCCTCCAAGGTCTTATAGAACGAATCCAGGTTGCCGTTGTTTCGCAGAAACGCCAGGTAGGCCTCACAAATCACCAGGTCATCGGGGGTGGTGTTGTTGTGTAATTTCTGATGCCACTCTTCCAGGAAATGGCCGCTCACCTCCTTGATATGGTGGCGGTGCATAATGTTGAGGACCTCATCACGGATTCGCTGGCCTTCCCCACCGCGCCCCACCGTGGCCAGGGTCATTCGCATCAGTGGCCGGCTGCCAGGCTCAGCCCGGTAAATCTCGCTGAGCTTCTGGGTGAGACGCTCCTGGGCGTGAGCTAATTCCCTGGGCTTCGTGTTGTAATTCCGCTGCCAGGTCAACTGGCGGATGGCCGAGAACCGCAGATAAACGTAAATGAGCGCCAGGCCATCGACGCTGGCGCGCACCCGCTCGATCAAATCATAGCATAGGTTAAACCGATGCATCAGAGTCCAGGAATTGTGAGCCCTCTCGGCCCGAATGATCTCCTCGGCGATGTCGGCGTGCTGGGTCCCTCCCGGGCCGCTGGCGGATGGGCGCGCCGGCTCAGCCAGAAGAATCTGGTAATTGCGCCCGTTGTTGTTGTCCCAGCGCCCGTCCTTAGGAAAAAAGAGAACAAACTCCAGCGCGTCATAATCCTTGGCCGGGCCCAGGCGGATGACCAACTGGGCCTGGCCGTTGCTGTTGGGGAAGGGTGTCTGGACCGCGCCTTCACCGGCCTGCACCGTCCCGGGCGGCCAAGCC
The sequence above is a segment of the Verrucomicrobiia bacterium genome. Coding sequences within it:
- a CDS encoding PEP/pyruvate-binding domain-containing protein; this translates as MNQAEHDNKVTSQTVTTRDGLKLVAQTRRSETDVEVTLQAPAASGLVLHWGLRRPKAEGWHAPPQPAWPPGTVQAGEGAVQTPFPNSNGQAQLVIRLGPAKDYDALEFVLFFPKDGRWDNNNGRNYQILLAEPARPSASGPGGTQHADIAEEIIRAERAHNSWTLMHRFNLCYDLIERVRASVDGLALIYVYLRFSAIRQLTWQRNYNTKPRELAHAQERLTQKLSEIYRAEPGSRPLMRMTLATVGRGGEGQRIRDEVLNIMHRHHIKEVSGHFLEEWHQKLHNNTTPDDLVICEAYLAFLRNNGNLDSFYKTLEAGGVTRRRLESFERPIRSHPDFVPHLKEGLIHDFENFLRILKASHSGTDLETAINAARSQVDAGLQGLLDHAWKRRNDPPEALVDLVRQTTEARRRLSSLFSRQQGLRELLYLDLALEQLLRAAVERNIHLRLSGDQLIDLITGVLENVTLSFEEPELAACSRHWQRLQSLPRLGAQWSLHAKSVVDRAARALSSWTDHLYQLLQPKAELLGQGFQAQPWAITQFSEEVVRGSSLGFVLAALLRSIDPLLRQAAHIGNWQTISRGTAAGQVEVVDALRSIQGKRFETPRVVVAQKVTGEEEIPEGVTAVLVPDVVDIVSHVAVRARNAGVLLASCYDAELLEHLKSLRGRHVQLEVSPAGEVIANENPESPAKSPQRRAPRLSVAARSFTKYAVPLAGFDEKLVGGKAGRQAALRGRLPEWIRLPASAALPFGVFEKVLGLKQNAEAAKRYAELVGQTASGGTEPLAALRETVLSLAAPEELKEALREAMKQAGLGWPEDWDTAWKRIKQVWASKWNERAFLSRQRVGLAHNALYMAVLIQEVVPANYAFVLHTVNPANGNRDELFGEVVLGLGETLVGNYPGRALSFVCGKPGGKQSLLSFPGKSIGLYGDGLIFRSDSNGEDLAGYSGAGLYDSVLLKIPRQVELDYTQEPLVWDEPFRQKLLGTLARVGLEVERVSGSPQDIEGAIAGDNYYLVQTRPQVGLE